The following coding sequences are from one Nicotiana tomentosiformis chromosome 3, ASM39032v3, whole genome shotgun sequence window:
- the LOC104092480 gene encoding 1-phosphatidylinositol-3-phosphate 5-kinase FAB1B-like isoform X1, translated as MDRTFLDLVGLLKSWIPQRESSANVSRDFWMPDHSCRVCYECDSLFTLFNRRHHCRLCGRVFCAKCTSNSVPAPSREPRSVQEECEKVRVCHFCFKQWEQGFNHAIRNLDSSTFLSATSFISIKSSGTGDSSSITITSVPHSSVLSPRQAAVMESSLERLSVATEKGSSDPADTGVRDLSTNQFSFCTIRSDDEDDEYGVYQLNSQGKFYPQTNDYYGHVHYDDIDTDYGSRKVHPNGEAVDEKSVNSLSLQNNFDSQASEEVPQIVKQDISDECETSSSLYAAQDVNPEPVDFESSGILWLPPEPEDEEDERDGLLFDDDDDDGDTAGEWGYLHTSSSFGSGEYRGRDRSTEGQKKAVKNVVDGHFRALVSQLMQVEKLAIGEEDDKESWLEIITSLSWEAATHLKPDTSKGGGMDPGGYVKVKCVASGRRSNSAVVKGVVCKKNVAHRRMTSKIEKPRILILEGALEYQRVSNLLSSFDTLLQQEMDHLKMAVAKIDAHNPDVLLVEKSVSRYAQEYLLEKDISLVLNIKKPVLERIARCTGGQIVPSIDQLSSQKLGYCDMFHVEKFLEEHGTAGESGKKLVKTLMYFEGCPKPLGCTVLLRGANGDELKKVKRVVQYSIFAAYHLALETSFLADEGASLPELPLNSPITVALPDKPSTFDRSISTIPGFTIPASEKTQGPLSGSEPQRSKSVPATDLVKAASICAQKMCASEFPGFCTTKSTLSSLCNPFLYSESHRSIMDMMECSRAKASVVNDVQDTQGYKLLSTGFGPSQEVEQDFLSQNVQNDFNAMDVNQSGSQLDGKNVPDELNSSKEEFPPSPSDNQSILVSLSSRCVWKGTVCERSHLFRIKYYGNFDKPLGRFLRDHLFDHSYRCRSCEMPSEAHVQCYTHRQGTLTISVKKLMEILLPGEKEGKIWMWHRCLRCPRDNKGFPPATRRVVMSDAAWGLSFGKFLELSFSNHAAASRVASCGHSLHRDCLRFYGFGKMVACFRYASIDVHSVYLPPSKLDFYYENQEWIRQEVNEVIGRAELLFSDVLNAIRVLVEKRSGRQLNRRQIADLEGMLQKEKEEFEQESLQRVLIKEVKKGQSVDILEINRLRRQLLFQSYVWDHRLVYAASLDEKTHWINGDVASSEPEKPLVCNDKFSDLDNPADSSKYPNNSDSANFEAGGKADEGKSVSQNSHVDSVHQESVVGFDANCAIEKPPGLPVATKSFCVTHPAESILQGRRALSDGHFPNMESLSDTLEAAWTGETTSAVGMLKGGMADTLTTGVAEKVNTEDHGDEESGTKMSQSPPLLSSKGSENMEDSGSWLGMPFISFYRTLNKSFLPSAQKLDPLVGYNPVYVSSFRESDARSGARLLLPVGVNDTVIPVYDDEPTSIISYALVSHDYHAQLSDELEKSKDATLDSNFAIQSLESGNMQSPQSIDEMVLESYRSLGSVDESILSLSISRSSLDLDPLSYGKTLHARVSFADDGLVGKVKYTVTCYYAKRFEALRRICCPSEMEFIRSLSRCKKWGAQGGKSNVFFAKTLDERFIIKQVTKTELESFMKFAPEYFKYLSESISSGSPTCLAKVVGIYQVSSKHLKGGKESKMDVLVMENLLFGRNLTRLYDLKGSARSRYNPDSSGSNKVLLDQNLIEAMPTSPIFVGNKAKRLLERAVWNDTAFLASVDVMDYSLLVGVDEEKHELVLGIIDFMRQYTWDKHLETWVKASGILGGPKNESPTIISPKQYKKRFRKAMTTYFLMVPDQWSPPSIIPSKSQTDLCEEENMQGG; from the exons TCTGTGCTTAGTCCACGCCAAGCAGCAGTAATGGAATCTTCTTTGGAGAGGCTAAGTGTTGCTACAGAAAAAGGGAGCAGTGATCCTGCTGATACAGGGGTCCGAGATCTGTCTACAAACCAATTTTCATTTTGCACAATAAG GAgtgatgatgaagatgatgagtATGGTGTTTACCAGTTAAATTCCCAAGGAAAGTTTTATCCTCAGACTAATGACTACTATGGTCATGTTCACTATGATGACATTGATACGGACTATGGATCACGTAAAGTTCATCCTAATGGGGAAGCTGTTGATGAAAAAAGTGTGAACAGCTTGTCCTTGCAGAACAATTTTGATTCCCAAGCTTCTGAAGAAGTGCCGCAGATAGTAAAACAGGATATTAGTGATGAATGTGAAACTTCATCATCCCTATATGCTGCGCAAGATGTTAATCCGGAACCTGTAGATTTTGAAAGCAGTGGAATTCTGTGGCTCCCACCTGAACCAGAAGACGAAGAAGATGAACGGGACGGACTGTtgtttgatgatgatgatgatgatggagaCACTGCAGGAGAGTGGGGATATTTGCATACATCAAGCAGTTTTGGAAGTGGTGAGTATAGAGGTAGGGACAGATCAACTGAAGGGCAAAAGAAAGCAGTCAAGAATGTTGTTGATGGCCACTTCAGGGCTTTAGTATCCCAGCTTATGCAGGTTGAAAAACTTGCCATTGGTGAGGAAGATGACAAAGAGAGTTGGTTGGAGATTATTACATCCCTATCATGGGAAGCTGCCACACATTTGAAGCCAGATACAAGCAAAGGTGGGGGAATGGACCCTGGGGGATATGTAAAGGTGAAGTGTGTTGCATCTGGGCGTCGTAGTAACAG TGCTGTGGTGAAAGGGGTTGTCTGCAAGAAAAATGTGGCTCATCGACGAATGACATCAAAAATAGAGAAGCCCCGCATATTAATCCTTGAAGGCGCTCTTGAGTACCAGCGCGTCTCCAACCTCTTATCAAGTTTCGATACATTGTTGCAGCAG GAAATGGATCATCTGAAGATGGCTGTTGCTAAAATTGATGCGCACAATCCAGATGTCCTTCTGGTGGAAAAATCTGTTTCTCGCTATGCACAAGAGTACCTCTTGGAAAAAGACATATCACTTGTCCTAAATATCAAAAAGCCAGTTCTGGAGCGTATAGCTCGCTGCACTGGTGGTCAAATAGTTCCTTCAATAGACCAACTTTCATCTCAAAAGTTAGGATACTGTGACATGTTTCACGTTGAGAAGTTTCTAGAAGAACATGGTACAGCTGGAGAGAGTGGAAAGAAACTGGTAAAGACGCTGATGTACTTTGAAGGCTGTCCAAAGCCACTGGGATGCACC GTATTACTCCGTGGTGCAAATGGGGatgagttgaagaaagtgaaacgTGTGGTTCAATATTCTATTTTTGCTGCTTATCATTTGGCTTTAGAAACATCCTTTCTTGCTGATGAAGGAGCCTCTCTTCCTGAACTTCCTTTGAATTCTCCGATAACAGTTGCACTGCCAGATAAACCATCAACGTTCGACAGATCCATCTCAACTATTCCTGGTTTTACGATTCCTGCCAGTGAAAAAACTCAAGGGCCGCTATCTGGTAGTGAGCCACAAAGGTCAAAGAGTGTTCCGGCAACAGACCTGGTCAAGGCTGCCAGCATTTGTGCTCAGAAAATGTGTGCCTCAGAGTTTCCAGGCTTTTGTACCACTAAAAGCACACTTTCTTCCTTATGCAATCCCTTTCTTTATAGTGAGTCTCACAGAAGTATTATGGATATGATGGAGTGTTCTCGGGCAAAGGCATCAGTAGTCAACGATGTCCAAGATACCCAAGGATACAAGTTACTTTCTACTGGTTTTGGTCCTTCACAGGAAGTTGAACAAGACTTTTTGTCACAGAATGTTCAAAATGATTTCAATGCTATGGATGTGAACCAAAGTGGTTCGCAACTAGATGGGAAAAATGTTCCTGATGAACTGAATTCATCAAAGGAAGAGTTTCCGCCGTCTCCATCTGACAATCAAAGCATTTTAGTTTCCTTGTCATCCCGGTGTGTTTGGAAGGGAACTGTCTGTGAAAGGTCTCATCTCTTTCGGATTAAATACTATGGGAACTTTGATAAGCCGTTGGGTCGTTTTCTACGAGACCATTTGTTTGATCAC AGTTACAGGTGCCGTTCATGTGAGATGCCTTCAGAAGCTCATGTTCAGTGTTATACTCACCGACAGGGTACTCTAACTATTTCTGTTAAAAAGCTGATGGAAATTCTTTTGCCTGGtgaaaaggaaggaaaaatatgGATGTGGCACAGGTGCCTTAGATGTCCACGGGATAATAAGGGCTTTCCTCCAGCAACTCGAAGAGTAGTGATGTCTGATGCTGCTTGGGGCTTGTCCTTCGGGAAGTTTCTAGAACTTAGTTTTTCAAACCATGCAGCTGCAAGTAGGGTGGCAAGCTGTGGTCATTCATTACATAGAGATTGTCTTCGCTTTTACGG CTTTGGGAAGATGGTTGCTTGCTTTCGCTATGCATCCATTGATGTTCACTCAGTATACCTTCCTCCCTCAAAACTGGATTTCTACTATGAGAATCAGGAATGGATACGACAAGAAGTTAATGAG GTCATTGGCCGAGCTGAACTTTTGTTTTCTGATGTTCTGAATGCAATTCGGGTTTTGGTGGAGAAAAGATCTGGGAGACAACTTAACAGACGTCAGATTGCTGATTTGGAAGGGATGTTGCAGAAGGAGAAAGAAGAATTTGAG CAGGAATCCCTCCAGAGAGTTCTTATTAAGGAAGTGAAAAAGGGGCAGTCTGTTGATATTTTGGAGATTAATAGATTGAGAAGACAGCTTCTTTTTCAATCTTATGTTTGGGACCATCGTCTAGTATATGCAGCCAGTTTGGATGAAAAGACTCATTGGATTAATGGAGATGTCGCCTCTTCGGAACCTGAGAAACCGTTGGTTTGTAATGATAAGTTCAGTGATCTAGATAATCCTGCTGATTCAAGCAAATATCCTAATAACTCTGATTCTGCAAATTTCGAGGCTGGTGGAAAGGCGGATGAAGGAAAAAGTGTTAGCCAAAACAGTCATGTGGATTCTGTTCATCAAGAATCGGTGGTTGGTTTTGATGCTAATTGTGCAATAGAAAAACCACCTGGTCTTCCTGTTGCAACAAAAAGTTTCTGCGTAACACATCCTGCAGAATCCATATTACAGGGGCGTAGAGCACTATCCGATGGGCATTTCCCGAACATGGAGAGTTTGTCAGATACTCTTGAGGCAGCCTGGACTGGTGAAACAACTTCCGCTGTCGGAATGCTGAAGGGTGGTATGGCGGATACTTTGACAACTGGAGTGGCAGAAAAAGTAAATACTGAAGACCATGGGGATGAAGAGAGTGGAACTAAGATGTCTCAATCTCCTCCTCTATTATCCTCTAAAGGCTCTGAAAATATGGAAGACTCTGGGAGCTGGTTAGGTATGCCTTTTATTAGCTTCTATAGGACACTGAACAAAAGCTTTTTACCAAGTGCTCAGAAATTGGATCCACTTGTTGGATATAATCCAGTATACGTTTCTTCATTTCGAGAGTCAGATGCCCGAAGTGGTGCAAGATTGCTTCTGCCAGTTGGGGTTAATGATACTGTTATACCAGTGTATGATGATGAGCCCACTAGTATTATATCTTATGCACTAGTGTCACATGATTATCATGCTCAACTATCTGATGAGCTTGAGAAATCTAAGGATGCTACTTTGGACTCAAACTTTGCAATTCAGTCACTGGAATCCGGTAATATGCAGTCCCCTCAATCAATTGACGAAATGGTTTTAGAATCCTACAGAAGTCTTGGATCTGTGGATGAGAGTATCTTGTCCTTGTCCATCAGTCGCAGCTCTTTGGATTTGGATCCACTCTCATACGGAAAGACACTGCATGCTAGAGTTTCTTTTGCAGATGATGGATTGGTAGGGAAAGTGAAGTACACAGTGACTTGTTATTATGCAAAGCGCTTTGAAGCCTTGAGGAGGATATGTTGTCCATCGGAGATGGAGTTCATAAGATCTCTTAGCCGCTGTAAGAAGTGGGGAGCCCAAGGAGGCAAGAGCAACGTTTTCTTTGCTAAAACTTTAGATGAACGATTTATTATCAAGCAAGTGACTAAGACAGAGCTGGAATCTTTTATGAAATTTGCTCCTGAATATTTTAAATATCTTTCTGAATCAATTAGCTCAGGGAGTCCAACTTGCTTGGCAAAAGTTGTGGGGATCTATCAG GTGTCGTCAAAGCATCTTAAAGGAGGAAAGGAATCTAAAATGGATGTGCTTGTTATGGAGAACCTTCTATTTGGGAGGAACTTGACGAGGCTTTATGACCTGAAAGGTTCTGCGAGGTCTCGTTACAATCCCGACTCCAGTGGAAGCAACAAAGTCTTGCTGGATCAGAACTTGATTGAAGCAATGCCAACTTCACCTATTTTTGTGGGAAACAAAGCAAAAAGACTTTTGGAGCGAGCTGTCTGGAATGACACTGCTTTTCTTGCC TCAGTTGATGTGATGGATTACTCACTATTGGTCGGGGTTGATGAAGAGAAGCATGAGCTTGTTCTTGGGATTATTGACTTCATGAGACAATATACGTGGGATAAGCACCTGGAGACATGGGTTAAGGCCTCTGGGATCCTTGGTGGACCCAAAAATGAGTCGCCCACTATAATCTCACCTAAGCAGTACAAAAAGAGGTTTCGCAAGGCCATGACCACCTACTTTCTCATGGTCCCAGATCAATGGTCACCACCGTCTATCATTCCCAGTAAATCACAGACTGATTTATGTGAAGAAGAGAACATGCAAGGTGGATGA
- the LOC104092480 gene encoding 1-phosphatidylinositol-3-phosphate 5-kinase FAB1B-like isoform X2 — translation MDRTFLDLVGLLKSWIPQRESSANVSRDFWMPDHSCRVCYECDSLFTLFNRRHHCRLCGRVFCAKCTSNSVPAPSREPRSVQEECEKVRVCHFCFKQWEQGFNHAIRNLDSSTFLSATSFISIKSSGTGDSSSITITSVPHSSVLSPRQAAVMESSLERLSVATEKGSSDPADTGVRDLSTNQFSFCTIRSDDEDDEYGVYQLNSQGKFYPQTNDYYGHVHYDDIDTDYGSRKVHPNGEAVDEKSVNSLSLQNNFDSQASEEVPQIVKQDISDECETSSSLYAAQDVNPEPVDFESSGILWLPPEPEDEEDERDGLLFDDDDDDGDTAGEWGYLHTSSSFGSGEYRGRDRSTEGQKKAVKNVVDGHFRALVSQLMQVEKLAIGEEDDKESWLEIITSLSWEAATHLKPDTSKGGGMDPGGYVKVKCVASGRRSNSAVVKGVVCKKNVAHRRMTSKIEKPRILILEGALEYQRVSNLLSSFDTLLQQEMDHLKMAVAKIDAHNPDVLLVEKSVSRYAQEYLLEKDISLVLNIKKPVLERIARCTGGQIVPSIDQLSSQKLGYCDMFHVEKFLEEHGTAGESGKKLVKTLMYFEGCPKPLGCTVLLRGANGDELKKVKRVVQYSIFAAYHLALETSFLADEGASLPELPLNSPITVALPDKPSTFDRSISTIPGFTIPASEKTQGPLSGSEPQRSKSVPATDLVKAASICAQKMCASEFPGFCTTKSTLSSLCNPFLYSESHRSIMDMMECSRAKASVVNDVQDTQGYKLLSTGFGPSQEVEQDFLSQNVQNDFNAMDVNQSGSQLDGKNVPDELNSSKEEFPPSPSDNQSILVSLSSRCVWKGTVCERSHLFRIKYYGNFDKPLGRFLRDHLFDHSYRCRSCEMPSEAHVQCYTHRQGTLTISVKKLMEILLPGEKEGKIWMWHRCLRCPRDNKGFPPATRRVVMSDAAWGLSFGKFLELSFSNHAAASRVASCGHSLHRDCLRFYGFGKMVACFRYASIDVHSVYLPPSKLDFYYENQEWIRQEVNEVIGRAELLFSDVLNAIRVLVEKRSGRQLNRRQIADLEGMLQKEKEEFEESLQRVLIKEVKKGQSVDILEINRLRRQLLFQSYVWDHRLVYAASLDEKTHWINGDVASSEPEKPLVCNDKFSDLDNPADSSKYPNNSDSANFEAGGKADEGKSVSQNSHVDSVHQESVVGFDANCAIEKPPGLPVATKSFCVTHPAESILQGRRALSDGHFPNMESLSDTLEAAWTGETTSAVGMLKGGMADTLTTGVAEKVNTEDHGDEESGTKMSQSPPLLSSKGSENMEDSGSWLGMPFISFYRTLNKSFLPSAQKLDPLVGYNPVYVSSFRESDARSGARLLLPVGVNDTVIPVYDDEPTSIISYALVSHDYHAQLSDELEKSKDATLDSNFAIQSLESGNMQSPQSIDEMVLESYRSLGSVDESILSLSISRSSLDLDPLSYGKTLHARVSFADDGLVGKVKYTVTCYYAKRFEALRRICCPSEMEFIRSLSRCKKWGAQGGKSNVFFAKTLDERFIIKQVTKTELESFMKFAPEYFKYLSESISSGSPTCLAKVVGIYQVSSKHLKGGKESKMDVLVMENLLFGRNLTRLYDLKGSARSRYNPDSSGSNKVLLDQNLIEAMPTSPIFVGNKAKRLLERAVWNDTAFLASVDVMDYSLLVGVDEEKHELVLGIIDFMRQYTWDKHLETWVKASGILGGPKNESPTIISPKQYKKRFRKAMTTYFLMVPDQWSPPSIIPSKSQTDLCEEENMQGG, via the exons TCTGTGCTTAGTCCACGCCAAGCAGCAGTAATGGAATCTTCTTTGGAGAGGCTAAGTGTTGCTACAGAAAAAGGGAGCAGTGATCCTGCTGATACAGGGGTCCGAGATCTGTCTACAAACCAATTTTCATTTTGCACAATAAG GAgtgatgatgaagatgatgagtATGGTGTTTACCAGTTAAATTCCCAAGGAAAGTTTTATCCTCAGACTAATGACTACTATGGTCATGTTCACTATGATGACATTGATACGGACTATGGATCACGTAAAGTTCATCCTAATGGGGAAGCTGTTGATGAAAAAAGTGTGAACAGCTTGTCCTTGCAGAACAATTTTGATTCCCAAGCTTCTGAAGAAGTGCCGCAGATAGTAAAACAGGATATTAGTGATGAATGTGAAACTTCATCATCCCTATATGCTGCGCAAGATGTTAATCCGGAACCTGTAGATTTTGAAAGCAGTGGAATTCTGTGGCTCCCACCTGAACCAGAAGACGAAGAAGATGAACGGGACGGACTGTtgtttgatgatgatgatgatgatggagaCACTGCAGGAGAGTGGGGATATTTGCATACATCAAGCAGTTTTGGAAGTGGTGAGTATAGAGGTAGGGACAGATCAACTGAAGGGCAAAAGAAAGCAGTCAAGAATGTTGTTGATGGCCACTTCAGGGCTTTAGTATCCCAGCTTATGCAGGTTGAAAAACTTGCCATTGGTGAGGAAGATGACAAAGAGAGTTGGTTGGAGATTATTACATCCCTATCATGGGAAGCTGCCACACATTTGAAGCCAGATACAAGCAAAGGTGGGGGAATGGACCCTGGGGGATATGTAAAGGTGAAGTGTGTTGCATCTGGGCGTCGTAGTAACAG TGCTGTGGTGAAAGGGGTTGTCTGCAAGAAAAATGTGGCTCATCGACGAATGACATCAAAAATAGAGAAGCCCCGCATATTAATCCTTGAAGGCGCTCTTGAGTACCAGCGCGTCTCCAACCTCTTATCAAGTTTCGATACATTGTTGCAGCAG GAAATGGATCATCTGAAGATGGCTGTTGCTAAAATTGATGCGCACAATCCAGATGTCCTTCTGGTGGAAAAATCTGTTTCTCGCTATGCACAAGAGTACCTCTTGGAAAAAGACATATCACTTGTCCTAAATATCAAAAAGCCAGTTCTGGAGCGTATAGCTCGCTGCACTGGTGGTCAAATAGTTCCTTCAATAGACCAACTTTCATCTCAAAAGTTAGGATACTGTGACATGTTTCACGTTGAGAAGTTTCTAGAAGAACATGGTACAGCTGGAGAGAGTGGAAAGAAACTGGTAAAGACGCTGATGTACTTTGAAGGCTGTCCAAAGCCACTGGGATGCACC GTATTACTCCGTGGTGCAAATGGGGatgagttgaagaaagtgaaacgTGTGGTTCAATATTCTATTTTTGCTGCTTATCATTTGGCTTTAGAAACATCCTTTCTTGCTGATGAAGGAGCCTCTCTTCCTGAACTTCCTTTGAATTCTCCGATAACAGTTGCACTGCCAGATAAACCATCAACGTTCGACAGATCCATCTCAACTATTCCTGGTTTTACGATTCCTGCCAGTGAAAAAACTCAAGGGCCGCTATCTGGTAGTGAGCCACAAAGGTCAAAGAGTGTTCCGGCAACAGACCTGGTCAAGGCTGCCAGCATTTGTGCTCAGAAAATGTGTGCCTCAGAGTTTCCAGGCTTTTGTACCACTAAAAGCACACTTTCTTCCTTATGCAATCCCTTTCTTTATAGTGAGTCTCACAGAAGTATTATGGATATGATGGAGTGTTCTCGGGCAAAGGCATCAGTAGTCAACGATGTCCAAGATACCCAAGGATACAAGTTACTTTCTACTGGTTTTGGTCCTTCACAGGAAGTTGAACAAGACTTTTTGTCACAGAATGTTCAAAATGATTTCAATGCTATGGATGTGAACCAAAGTGGTTCGCAACTAGATGGGAAAAATGTTCCTGATGAACTGAATTCATCAAAGGAAGAGTTTCCGCCGTCTCCATCTGACAATCAAAGCATTTTAGTTTCCTTGTCATCCCGGTGTGTTTGGAAGGGAACTGTCTGTGAAAGGTCTCATCTCTTTCGGATTAAATACTATGGGAACTTTGATAAGCCGTTGGGTCGTTTTCTACGAGACCATTTGTTTGATCAC AGTTACAGGTGCCGTTCATGTGAGATGCCTTCAGAAGCTCATGTTCAGTGTTATACTCACCGACAGGGTACTCTAACTATTTCTGTTAAAAAGCTGATGGAAATTCTTTTGCCTGGtgaaaaggaaggaaaaatatgGATGTGGCACAGGTGCCTTAGATGTCCACGGGATAATAAGGGCTTTCCTCCAGCAACTCGAAGAGTAGTGATGTCTGATGCTGCTTGGGGCTTGTCCTTCGGGAAGTTTCTAGAACTTAGTTTTTCAAACCATGCAGCTGCAAGTAGGGTGGCAAGCTGTGGTCATTCATTACATAGAGATTGTCTTCGCTTTTACGG CTTTGGGAAGATGGTTGCTTGCTTTCGCTATGCATCCATTGATGTTCACTCAGTATACCTTCCTCCCTCAAAACTGGATTTCTACTATGAGAATCAGGAATGGATACGACAAGAAGTTAATGAG GTCATTGGCCGAGCTGAACTTTTGTTTTCTGATGTTCTGAATGCAATTCGGGTTTTGGTGGAGAAAAGATCTGGGAGACAACTTAACAGACGTCAGATTGCTGATTTGGAAGGGATGTTGCAGAAGGAGAAAGAAGAATTTGAG GAATCCCTCCAGAGAGTTCTTATTAAGGAAGTGAAAAAGGGGCAGTCTGTTGATATTTTGGAGATTAATAGATTGAGAAGACAGCTTCTTTTTCAATCTTATGTTTGGGACCATCGTCTAGTATATGCAGCCAGTTTGGATGAAAAGACTCATTGGATTAATGGAGATGTCGCCTCTTCGGAACCTGAGAAACCGTTGGTTTGTAATGATAAGTTCAGTGATCTAGATAATCCTGCTGATTCAAGCAAATATCCTAATAACTCTGATTCTGCAAATTTCGAGGCTGGTGGAAAGGCGGATGAAGGAAAAAGTGTTAGCCAAAACAGTCATGTGGATTCTGTTCATCAAGAATCGGTGGTTGGTTTTGATGCTAATTGTGCAATAGAAAAACCACCTGGTCTTCCTGTTGCAACAAAAAGTTTCTGCGTAACACATCCTGCAGAATCCATATTACAGGGGCGTAGAGCACTATCCGATGGGCATTTCCCGAACATGGAGAGTTTGTCAGATACTCTTGAGGCAGCCTGGACTGGTGAAACAACTTCCGCTGTCGGAATGCTGAAGGGTGGTATGGCGGATACTTTGACAACTGGAGTGGCAGAAAAAGTAAATACTGAAGACCATGGGGATGAAGAGAGTGGAACTAAGATGTCTCAATCTCCTCCTCTATTATCCTCTAAAGGCTCTGAAAATATGGAAGACTCTGGGAGCTGGTTAGGTATGCCTTTTATTAGCTTCTATAGGACACTGAACAAAAGCTTTTTACCAAGTGCTCAGAAATTGGATCCACTTGTTGGATATAATCCAGTATACGTTTCTTCATTTCGAGAGTCAGATGCCCGAAGTGGTGCAAGATTGCTTCTGCCAGTTGGGGTTAATGATACTGTTATACCAGTGTATGATGATGAGCCCACTAGTATTATATCTTATGCACTAGTGTCACATGATTATCATGCTCAACTATCTGATGAGCTTGAGAAATCTAAGGATGCTACTTTGGACTCAAACTTTGCAATTCAGTCACTGGAATCCGGTAATATGCAGTCCCCTCAATCAATTGACGAAATGGTTTTAGAATCCTACAGAAGTCTTGGATCTGTGGATGAGAGTATCTTGTCCTTGTCCATCAGTCGCAGCTCTTTGGATTTGGATCCACTCTCATACGGAAAGACACTGCATGCTAGAGTTTCTTTTGCAGATGATGGATTGGTAGGGAAAGTGAAGTACACAGTGACTTGTTATTATGCAAAGCGCTTTGAAGCCTTGAGGAGGATATGTTGTCCATCGGAGATGGAGTTCATAAGATCTCTTAGCCGCTGTAAGAAGTGGGGAGCCCAAGGAGGCAAGAGCAACGTTTTCTTTGCTAAAACTTTAGATGAACGATTTATTATCAAGCAAGTGACTAAGACAGAGCTGGAATCTTTTATGAAATTTGCTCCTGAATATTTTAAATATCTTTCTGAATCAATTAGCTCAGGGAGTCCAACTTGCTTGGCAAAAGTTGTGGGGATCTATCAG GTGTCGTCAAAGCATCTTAAAGGAGGAAAGGAATCTAAAATGGATGTGCTTGTTATGGAGAACCTTCTATTTGGGAGGAACTTGACGAGGCTTTATGACCTGAAAGGTTCTGCGAGGTCTCGTTACAATCCCGACTCCAGTGGAAGCAACAAAGTCTTGCTGGATCAGAACTTGATTGAAGCAATGCCAACTTCACCTATTTTTGTGGGAAACAAAGCAAAAAGACTTTTGGAGCGAGCTGTCTGGAATGACACTGCTTTTCTTGCC TCAGTTGATGTGATGGATTACTCACTATTGGTCGGGGTTGATGAAGAGAAGCATGAGCTTGTTCTTGGGATTATTGACTTCATGAGACAATATACGTGGGATAAGCACCTGGAGACATGGGTTAAGGCCTCTGGGATCCTTGGTGGACCCAAAAATGAGTCGCCCACTATAATCTCACCTAAGCAGTACAAAAAGAGGTTTCGCAAGGCCATGACCACCTACTTTCTCATGGTCCCAGATCAATGGTCACCACCGTCTATCATTCCCAGTAAATCACAGACTGATTTATGTGAAGAAGAGAACATGCAAGGTGGATGA
- the LOC104092481 gene encoding uncharacterized protein has product MAVRHFPLVPFLVWKSSSTKKERPSQRVLVRSSNHNPSIKLARDTSSHLQIRSSSNKKLKVFEDRSTGIVCYRDANGEITCEGYDEGPRYCQQLPRFSSNSRDEEIIELLQICWLHVADSAEFN; this is encoded by the exons ATGGCTGTGAGACACTTTCCTTTGGTTCCTTTCCTAGTTTGGAAATCATCTTCAACAAAAAAGGAAAGGCCTTCACAAAGAGTGTTGGTGCGTTCAAGCAATCACAATCCTTCAATCAAATTAGCTAGAGATACCAGTAGTCATCTTCAGATCCGATCATCTTCCAACAAAAAGCTTAAG GTATTTGAAGATCGGTCAACGGGCATAGTTTGTTACAGAGACGCGAATGGAGAGATCACTTGTGAAGGATATGATGAAGGTCCTCGTTATTGCCAGCAATTGCCAAGGTTTTCTTCTAATTCAAG AGATGAAGAAATCATAGAGCTCCTTCAAATATGTTGGCTTCATGTAGCTGATTCTGCTGAGTTCAATTAG